One segment of Curtobacterium sp. MR_MD2014 DNA contains the following:
- a CDS encoding carbohydrate ABC transporter permease, whose product MGAKSFKVVTIVLLTLFTVVPLYVMITTAMKPLGDVQDNFTWIPTNITLQPFIDMWSTVPLAKYFVNSLVVCTIATLFSLIIATFAAYGVSRWNFKGKSTFTTAVLSTQMFPGVLFLLPLFLIFTNLGNALGIQLVGSWLGLIITYLTFTLPFSIWMLSGYFETIPRELDEAAMVDGSGPMGALFRVILPSARPGLVAVGIYSFMTAWGEVLFASVMTNGDGQLLANGLQQYSTQTNVYWNQIMAASLVVSIPVVVAFLIVQRQFVAGLTAGAVK is encoded by the coding sequence ATGGGCGCCAAGTCCTTCAAGGTCGTCACGATCGTCCTGTTGACGTTGTTCACGGTCGTCCCGCTCTACGTGATGATCACCACGGCGATGAAGCCGCTCGGCGACGTGCAGGACAACTTCACGTGGATCCCGACCAACATCACCCTCCAGCCGTTCATCGACATGTGGTCGACGGTGCCGCTGGCGAAGTACTTCGTGAACTCGCTCGTGGTCTGCACGATCGCGACGCTGTTCTCGCTGATCATCGCCACGTTCGCCGCGTACGGTGTCTCGCGCTGGAACTTCAAGGGCAAGAGCACCTTCACCACGGCGGTGCTCTCCACCCAGATGTTCCCGGGCGTGCTGTTCCTGCTGCCGCTGTTCCTCATCTTCACGAACCTCGGCAACGCGCTCGGCATCCAGCTCGTCGGGTCGTGGCTCGGCCTGATCATCACCTACCTGACGTTCACGCTGCCGTTCTCGATCTGGATGCTGTCCGGGTACTTCGAGACGATCCCGCGGGAGCTCGACGAGGCCGCGATGGTCGACGGCTCCGGACCGATGGGCGCGCTGTTCCGGGTCATCCTGCCCTCGGCGCGACCCGGTCTCGTCGCGGTCGGCATCTACTCGTTCATGACCGCGTGGGGCGAGGTCCTCTTCGCCTCGGTGATGACGAACGGCGACGGGCAGCTGCTCGCGAACGGTCTGCAGCAGTACTCCACGCAGACGAACGTGTACTGGAACCAGATCATGGCGGCGTCGCTCGTCGTCTCGATCCCGGTCGTGGTGGCGTTCCTCATCGTGCAGCGCCAGTTCGTGGCCGGTCTGACCGCGGGTGCGGTGAAGTAG
- a CDS encoding ROK family transcriptional regulator: MIDFTRTAASPPVGASELFQILRDGVPRTRAELAALTGLARSTIAVRLDALVDVGLVGPVETAASTGGRPPAQVALVPRARLVVAADLGASHGRVAVTDLVGAPLATREAAIDIAAGPVPTLTWLVETVDELLDEVGRRRDDVVAIGIGVPGPVEFSTGRPANPPIMPGWDGFDVPGWLRGHVAAHVLVDNDVNIAALGERAYGWPDLDHLLFVKVATGIGSGIVSDGQLRRGAQGTAGDIGHVRVSRAGDVPCHCGNTGCLEAVASGPAIARALRAKGHDVHTSGDVIDLVNRSELDAIGAVRQAGRDIGEVLATCVSLVNPSVITLGGSITRAGEHLLAGVREVVYARSMPLATEHLVIAQSRAGSVAALQGAAVLALDYALSPAGVDELVAPAEGRQLVS, translated from the coding sequence ATGATCGACTTCACCCGGACGGCAGCGTCGCCGCCGGTCGGAGCGAGCGAACTCTTCCAGATCCTCCGCGACGGTGTGCCGCGGACCCGGGCGGAGCTCGCCGCCCTGACGGGACTCGCACGCTCGACGATCGCCGTGCGCCTGGACGCCCTCGTCGACGTGGGGCTCGTGGGCCCCGTCGAGACCGCCGCGTCGACCGGCGGCCGTCCCCCCGCCCAGGTCGCCCTCGTCCCGCGCGCACGCCTCGTCGTGGCCGCCGACCTCGGTGCCTCGCACGGGCGGGTCGCCGTGACCGACCTCGTCGGGGCCCCGCTCGCGACGCGGGAGGCCGCGATCGACATCGCCGCCGGCCCGGTCCCCACCCTCACGTGGCTGGTCGAGACCGTCGACGAACTGCTCGACGAGGTCGGTCGGCGGCGCGACGACGTCGTCGCGATCGGCATCGGCGTCCCCGGCCCGGTCGAGTTCTCCACCGGGCGCCCGGCGAACCCGCCGATCATGCCAGGCTGGGACGGCTTCGACGTCCCCGGCTGGTTGCGCGGCCACGTCGCCGCGCACGTGCTGGTCGACAACGACGTGAACATCGCCGCGCTCGGCGAACGGGCGTACGGCTGGCCGGACCTGGACCACCTGTTGTTCGTGAAGGTCGCGACCGGCATCGGCTCGGGCATCGTCTCCGACGGGCAGCTCCGCCGGGGCGCGCAGGGCACGGCGGGCGACATCGGTCACGTGCGCGTGTCCCGCGCGGGCGACGTGCCGTGCCACTGCGGCAACACCGGCTGCCTCGAGGCCGTCGCCTCCGGCCCGGCAATCGCCCGCGCCCTGCGGGCGAAGGGCCACGACGTGCACACCAGCGGCGACGTCATCGACCTGGTGAACCGGTCGGAACTCGACGCGATCGGGGCCGTCCGACAGGCCGGCCGGGACATCGGCGAGGTCCTCGCGACCTGTGTCTCGCTCGTCAACCCGTCCGTGATCACGCTCGGCGGCTCCATCACCCGTGCCGGGGAGCACCTGCTCGCCGGTGTCCGCGAGGTCGTCTACGCCCGCTCGATGCCCCTCGCCACCGAGCACCTCGTGATCGCGCAGTCCCGTGCGGGCTCCGTCGCCGCCCTGCAGGGCGCAGCCGTGCTCGCCCTCGACTACGCGCTCTCCCCCGCCGGCGTCGACGAGCTCGTCGCCCCCGCCGAGGGCCGTCAGCTCGTCTCCTGA
- a CDS encoding carbohydrate ABC transporter permease encodes MTTSVLPDSERIDLTHTKAPTLSGPQPGRKPKRHWLPYALVAPAVLFELLIHIVPMLTGIWISFVQLTKYFIANWGAAPFAGLRNYSVAIDFDQAIGKGVLNSFLITCGYTVIVVALAWTFGMAAAVALQKPFKGRGLFRTLFLVPYALPMYAGIITWKFMFQRDSGAVNHVLVDQLGLFGGQGPFWLIGSNAFVSVVVVAIWKTWPFAFLMLMAGLQSVPNDVYEAASVDGAKPFRQWRSITLPMVRPVNVTLVLVMFLWTFNDFNTPYVLFGSTAQPPAADLLSFHIYNASFITWNFGSGAAMSVLLLIFLLIVTGIYLAVTNRRSVRA; translated from the coding sequence ATGACCACCTCGGTCCTGCCCGACTCCGAGCGCATCGACCTGACCCACACGAAGGCACCGACCCTGTCGGGGCCGCAGCCGGGTCGGAAGCCGAAGCGCCACTGGCTGCCGTACGCGCTCGTCGCGCCGGCGGTCCTCTTCGAGCTGCTCATCCACATCGTGCCGATGCTCACCGGCATCTGGATCTCGTTCGTGCAGCTCACCAAGTACTTCATCGCGAACTGGGGAGCCGCGCCCTTCGCCGGGCTGCGGAACTACTCGGTCGCCATCGACTTCGACCAGGCCATCGGCAAGGGCGTCCTCAACTCGTTCCTCATCACCTGCGGCTACACGGTCATCGTCGTCGCGCTGGCGTGGACCTTCGGCATGGCTGCGGCGGTCGCGCTGCAGAAGCCCTTCAAGGGCCGCGGGCTCTTCCGCACGCTCTTCCTCGTGCCGTACGCGCTGCCGATGTACGCCGGCATCATCACCTGGAAGTTCATGTTCCAGCGGGACTCGGGTGCCGTGAACCACGTCCTCGTCGACCAGCTCGGACTCTTCGGTGGGCAGGGACCGTTCTGGCTGATCGGCTCGAACGCGTTCGTCTCGGTCGTCGTCGTCGCGATCTGGAAGACCTGGCCGTTCGCGTTCCTCATGCTCATGGCGGGCCTGCAGTCGGTGCCGAACGACGTGTACGAGGCCGCGTCGGTGGACGGTGCGAAGCCCTTCCGCCAGTGGCGCTCCATCACGCTGCCGATGGTCCGTCCGGTCAACGTGACGCTCGTGCTCGTGATGTTCCTCTGGACGTTCAACGACTTCAACACGCCGTACGTGCTGTTCGGCTCGACCGCGCAACCGCCGGCCGCCGACCTGCTCAGCTTCCACATCTACAACGCGTCGTTCATCACCTGGAACTTCGGTTCCGGCGCCGCGATGAGCGTGCTGCTCCTCATCTTCCTGCTCATCGTCACGGGCATCTACCTGGCCGTGACCAACCGGAGGTCCGTCCGTGCGTGA
- a CDS encoding Pr6Pr family membrane protein, producing MRTLVNSLRLVAVIAVVAAVLAQWLVTSRTPDYLFWNFFGYFTIQSNLIVAVAFALTLVAAARRQRSNLLLTGFRGAATVYIATTGVVYNTLLVGASVSNTVPWSNDVLHKVIPLYAVLDWLVFSDRARLLLRHVWWFLVYPAVWLVVVLVRGATDGWVPYPFLDPAQGYGVVALYCLGVAVFIGLMGILVVGMSRLRLLRV from the coding sequence GTGCGGACCCTCGTGAACTCCCTCCGGCTCGTCGCCGTGATCGCGGTCGTCGCTGCGGTCCTCGCGCAGTGGCTCGTGACCTCCCGGACGCCGGACTACCTGTTCTGGAACTTTTTTGGCTACTTCACGATCCAGTCGAACCTCATCGTCGCGGTGGCTTTCGCGCTGACCCTGGTGGCAGCAGCGCGACGGCAGCGCAGCAACCTGCTGCTCACCGGGTTCCGGGGTGCGGCGACGGTGTACATCGCCACGACGGGCGTCGTCTACAACACGCTGCTCGTCGGGGCCTCGGTGTCGAACACGGTGCCGTGGTCGAACGACGTGCTGCACAAGGTGATCCCGCTGTACGCCGTGCTCGACTGGCTGGTGTTCTCCGACCGGGCGCGGCTGCTCCTCCGGCACGTCTGGTGGTTCCTGGTCTACCCGGCGGTCTGGCTCGTCGTGGTGCTCGTCCGCGGCGCGACCGACGGGTGGGTCCCGTACCCGTTCCTGGACCCTGCGCAGGGCTACGGCGTCGTGGCGCTGTACTGCCTCGGCGTCGCGGTGTTCATCGGGCTCATGGGGATCCTCGTGGTGGGGATGAGCCGGCTGCGTCTGCTGCGGGTCTAG
- a CDS encoding YqaJ viral recombinase family protein: MTIVQPTLWGDLDPGLEALPASAAPATSAVRSAARDAAPVGRPAAGPRSAPGGHDAFTALRGHTERIVAHSSDRVAWLRARAMGITATDVARLASLRAVETVVAEKRYGSRFSGNAWTEHGKDREPVIAAWVAATHGIEPSAHLFHASTNRAHLATPDGVGHDASDRLVLAEIKTTGKGWRSIPRHYLRQVWWQQYVLGADRTLFVWERHDDFVPVADEPECRWVDRDDDQIRGLVQLADLVLDKLRTFRV, encoded by the coding sequence GTGACGATCGTGCAGCCCACCCTGTGGGGCGACCTGGACCCCGGTCTGGAGGCCCTCCCCGCCTCCGCCGCGCCGGCCACGTCCGCCGTGCGGTCGGCTGCACGCGACGCTGCTCCCGTCGGTCGTCCTGCCGCGGGCCCGCGGTCCGCGCCCGGTGGCCACGACGCGTTCACCGCGCTCCGCGGGCACACCGAGCGGATCGTCGCGCACTCGTCCGACCGGGTGGCGTGGCTCCGCGCCCGCGCGATGGGCATCACCGCGACCGACGTCGCACGGCTCGCGTCGCTGCGCGCGGTCGAGACCGTCGTCGCCGAGAAGCGGTACGGCTCCCGGTTCTCGGGCAACGCCTGGACCGAGCACGGCAAGGACCGTGAGCCCGTGATCGCCGCCTGGGTCGCGGCCACGCACGGCATCGAGCCGTCGGCCCACCTCTTCCACGCGAGCACGAACCGCGCGCACCTGGCGACCCCGGACGGCGTCGGCCACGACGCGTCGGACCGACTCGTGCTCGCCGAGATCAAGACCACGGGCAAGGGCTGGCGGAGCATCCCCCGGCACTACCTGCGCCAGGTCTGGTGGCAGCAGTACGTCCTGGGGGCCGACCGCACCCTGTTCGTGTGGGAGCGCCACGACGACTTCGTGCCCGTCGCCGACGAACCCGAGTGCCGGTGGGTCGACCGCGACGACGACCAGATCCGCGGGCTCGTCCAGCTCGCGGACCTCGTGCTCGACAAGCTCCGGACGTTCCGGGTCTAG
- a CDS encoding glycosyltransferase, whose protein sequence is MSATRIDVVVPVHDEETSVRAALDALATAVTSLHDAHPSTRAAVTLVLDGCTDGTAGIVGTARQADPVWRTGRLYVRTSSRVGVGRARALGTAHARTLARATPPGRHWFAHTDADSRVHPDWLVQQVDALLAGAHLLVGAVVPDPDDLDPAVLDRWRAAHPPGATLGHVHGANLGVRADADTALGGFDPVPEHEDVRLVDRARALGLDVRATTELPVVTSGRFAGRTPGGYAEHLRRTYGDAG, encoded by the coding sequence GTGAGCGCCACCCGCATCGACGTCGTCGTCCCGGTGCACGACGAGGAGACCTCCGTCCGCGCCGCCCTCGACGCACTGGCGACCGCCGTCACGTCACTCCACGACGCGCACCCGTCGACCCGGGCCGCCGTGACGCTCGTCCTCGACGGCTGCACGGACGGTACGGCCGGCATCGTCGGGACGGCGCGGCAGGCGGACCCCGTGTGGCGGACGGGTCGCCTGTACGTCAGGACCTCGTCGCGCGTCGGCGTGGGTCGCGCGCGGGCACTCGGCACCGCGCACGCGAGGACCCTCGCCCGGGCGACCCCGCCCGGCCGGCACTGGTTCGCGCACACCGACGCCGACTCGCGCGTCCACCCGGACTGGCTCGTGCAGCAGGTGGACGCCCTGCTCGCCGGAGCGCACCTGCTCGTCGGCGCGGTCGTCCCCGACCCGGACGACCTCGACCCCGCGGTGCTCGACCGCTGGCGGGCGGCACACCCGCCCGGGGCGACCCTCGGGCACGTGCACGGCGCGAACCTCGGCGTGCGGGCGGACGCCGACACCGCGTTGGGCGGCTTCGACCCCGTGCCCGAGCACGAGGACGTCCGACTGGTGGACCGGGCACGGGCACTCGGGCTCGACGTCCGGGCGACGACCGAGCTCCCGGTGGTCACGAGCGGACGCTTCGCCGGCCGGACCCCCGGTGGGTACGCGGAGCACCTCCGTCGCACCTACGGCGACGCCGGCTGA
- a CDS encoding TolB family protein: MTGARGRQLLPGQSSRVHVYDVETRTSRLVFSSDRVLAEAPNVRDDGTLVLNGDGDLWLLTPPATGSDTVLDETALVRVPMPGVDEINNDHVLDPGGDSVVVSARDGELYRVPLPEGGSAVRITDTAAVLPVVRKYYLHGIAPDGSTLAAIVGERTPEGVWTTDVALVDAASGDTTFLTRDPHPDDGCAITPDGATVLFNTERFTPGTAQLASLRLESDGAAGDGAADDPGVGGPVQITADDRVNWFPHLSPDGAHMLYLSYGPGVQGHPADHRVELRLLPGVLARGARIAVVPETLVALDGGQGTVNVPPWSPDSRWFAYCDYPVT, from the coding sequence ATGACGGGGGCGCGAGGACGGCAGCTGCTGCCGGGGCAGAGCAGCCGGGTGCACGTGTACGACGTCGAGACCCGGACGTCGAGGCTCGTGTTCTCGTCGGACCGGGTGCTCGCCGAGGCGCCGAACGTGCGCGACGACGGCACGCTCGTGCTGAACGGGGACGGGGACCTCTGGCTCCTGACCCCGCCGGCGACGGGCAGCGACACGGTGCTCGACGAGACCGCTCTCGTCCGCGTGCCGATGCCGGGCGTCGACGAGATCAACAACGACCACGTGCTCGACCCCGGCGGCGACTCCGTGGTGGTGAGCGCCCGCGACGGCGAGCTGTACCGGGTCCCGTTGCCCGAGGGCGGGTCGGCGGTCCGCATCACCGACACCGCCGCGGTGCTGCCGGTGGTCCGGAAGTACTACCTGCACGGCATCGCGCCCGACGGTTCGACCCTCGCGGCGATCGTGGGGGAGCGCACGCCGGAGGGGGTCTGGACGACCGACGTCGCCCTCGTCGACGCAGCGTCCGGCGACACGACCTTCCTCACGCGGGACCCCCACCCGGACGACGGGTGCGCGATCACGCCGGACGGCGCCACCGTCCTGTTCAACACCGAGCGCTTCACACCGGGCACCGCGCAGCTCGCGTCGCTCCGGCTCGAGTCCGACGGCGCTGCGGGCGACGGCGCTGCGGACGACCCCGGTGTGGGCGGTCCCGTGCAGATCACCGCCGACGACCGCGTGAACTGGTTCCCGCACCTGTCCCCGGACGGCGCGCACATGCTCTACCTGTCGTACGGCCCCGGCGTGCAGGGGCACCCCGCCGACCACCGGGTCGAGCTGCGGCTGCTGCCCGGGGTCCTGGCCCGGGGCGCGCGGATCGCCGTCGTGCCCGAGACCCTCGTCGCGCTCGACGGCGGCCAGGGGACCGTCAACGTGCCGCCGTGGTCGCCCGACTCGCGCTGGTTCGCGTACTGCGACTACCCCGTCACCTGA
- a CDS encoding sugar phosphate isomerase/epimerase family protein, whose translation MTQPLSVQLYTVRDALSADLPGTLQRIASIGYTNVEAFGFVDRAEELRDALAAAGLQAPSGHARLLDAGEQDLERILHASVTVGLGTLIDPHIDEARWTTREDVEAVARELSALAPRAADHGLVLGYHNHAFEFSNRIDGVSAYEVFADALSDDVVLELDTYWVTVGGDDPVAILGKYGDKVQFLHVKDGDGSHDDEKQVAVGNGVMPIRDIVAAAPDAQHVVELDGHEGDVFQAVADSYTFLQGVRA comes from the coding sequence GTGACACAACCCCTGTCGGTCCAGCTCTACACGGTGCGGGACGCCCTCTCGGCGGACCTGCCGGGCACGCTCCAGCGCATCGCGTCGATCGGCTACACGAACGTCGAGGCCTTCGGCTTCGTCGACCGCGCCGAGGAACTGCGCGACGCCCTGGCGGCCGCTGGCCTGCAGGCACCGAGCGGCCACGCCCGTCTGCTGGACGCCGGGGAGCAGGACCTCGAGCGCATCCTCCACGCCAGCGTCACGGTCGGGCTGGGGACGCTCATCGACCCGCACATCGACGAGGCCCGCTGGACGACCCGCGAGGACGTCGAGGCCGTCGCCCGCGAACTCAGCGCACTGGCTCCCCGCGCCGCCGACCACGGACTCGTGCTCGGCTACCACAACCACGCGTTCGAGTTCTCGAACCGCATCGACGGCGTGAGCGCCTACGAGGTCTTCGCCGACGCGCTGTCCGACGACGTCGTCCTCGAGCTCGACACCTACTGGGTGACGGTCGGTGGCGACGACCCGGTCGCGATCCTCGGCAAGTACGGCGACAAGGTGCAGTTCCTGCACGTCAAGGACGGCGACGGCTCGCACGACGACGAGAAGCAGGTCGCGGTGGGCAACGGCGTCATGCCGATCCGCGACATCGTCGCCGCGGCGCCGGACGCCCAGCACGTCGTCGAGCTCGACGGCCACGAGGGCGACGTGTTCCAGGCCGTCGCCGACTCGTACACGTTCCTGCAGGGGGTCCGCGCATGA
- a CDS encoding Gfo/Idh/MocA family protein — MTDTTTAAGAQQSDDAARRTGPVGVGVIGAGVISDQYLSNLTVFPDVEVRFIADIDEARAAAQAEKWGVAGSGSVEELLADDDVEIVVNLTIPAAHVEVALRALAAGKHVWGEKPYALDRSSAAELRDAARAAGRTVSVAPDTFLGAGLQTALRTIRDGRIGTPLNGLTLFQSPGPESWHPSPEFLFADGAGPLFDIGPYYITTLVQAFGPVAKVTATASKSRATRTIGSGPKAGTEFPVDVPTNHSALIQFEDGGSAQSVFSFESDRGRTGFVEIAGETGTVVFPDPNDFDGDTELYVLGADEPETIPAVGSTYSRGTGVVDLARSLRAGEENRVPGDLAFHVLDVMVSIAEAAERGETVLVESTVAPSPTLPEGWDPAESTLS, encoded by the coding sequence ATGACCGACACGACGACCGCGGCGGGCGCGCAGCAGTCCGACGACGCCGCGCGCCGCACCGGCCCGGTCGGGGTCGGCGTCATCGGGGCCGGGGTCATCTCCGACCAGTACCTGTCGAACCTCACGGTCTTCCCCGACGTCGAGGTCCGGTTCATCGCCGACATCGACGAGGCACGTGCCGCCGCCCAGGCCGAGAAGTGGGGCGTCGCCGGATCGGGATCGGTGGAGGAGCTCCTCGCCGACGACGACGTCGAGATCGTCGTGAACCTGACCATCCCGGCCGCGCACGTCGAGGTCGCCCTCCGCGCCCTCGCCGCGGGCAAGCACGTCTGGGGCGAGAAGCCCTACGCGCTCGACCGTTCCAGCGCGGCCGAGCTCCGGGACGCGGCGCGCGCCGCCGGCAGGACCGTCAGCGTCGCGCCGGACACGTTCCTCGGCGCCGGACTGCAGACCGCCCTCCGGACGATCCGCGACGGTCGGATCGGCACGCCGCTGAACGGTCTGACGCTCTTCCAGAGCCCCGGCCCGGAGTCGTGGCACCCGAGCCCCGAGTTCCTGTTCGCGGACGGCGCCGGCCCGCTGTTCGACATCGGCCCGTACTACATCACCACCCTGGTGCAGGCGTTCGGACCCGTCGCGAAGGTCACCGCCACCGCCTCGAAGTCCCGTGCCACCCGCACGATCGGCTCGGGTCCGAAGGCCGGGACGGAGTTCCCCGTCGACGTGCCGACGAACCACTCGGCGCTGATCCAGTTCGAGGACGGCGGGAGCGCGCAGAGCGTGTTCTCGTTCGAGTCCGACCGTGGCCGCACCGGCTTCGTCGAGATCGCGGGGGAGACGGGGACCGTCGTGTTCCCGGACCCGAACGACTTCGACGGCGACACCGAGCTGTACGTGCTCGGCGCCGACGAGCCCGAGACGATCCCCGCCGTCGGGTCCACCTACTCGCGGGGGACGGGCGTGGTCGACCTGGCCCGCTCCCTCCGTGCGGGTGAGGAGAACCGGGTCCCCGGCGACCTCGCCTTCCACGTCCTCGACGTGATGGTCTCCATCGCCGAGGCGGCAGAACGTGGTGAGACGGTGCTCGTGGAGAGCACCGTCGCACCCTCCCCGACCCTCCCCGAGGGCTGGGACCCCGCGGAGTCGACCCTGTCCTGA
- a CDS encoding ABC transporter substrate-binding protein: protein MRTAIRALAITAAAALTVTGLAACSSGSSGSSGDSKTLTYWASNQGTSLQNDKEVLTPVLEKFTKETGIKVDLQVIGWNDLQTKITTAVTSGQGPDVVNIGNTWATSLQATGAFQEFGDSEMEAIGGADKFGKVALSTGGAPGKTVTSVPLYGLAYGLYYNKQMFKDAGLEAPTTWEELTADAKKLTTDGKYGFTIAGGSYTENAHFAFINSAQNGGEWFDEDGNPTFTQKANVDGIKRYLDLMQSDKAVNTSNAQYDNGTQAVSDFANKKAAMMLTQNNANATITSNGMSADDFGVVPFPAPEGAKDIASFPAGINLSVFKNTKNKDGALKFVKYMTSEDTQTTLDKPYSALPVLASAADSVSDEQTKTFLDIYNNKAKPLPLVPAEDQFESTVGKAMNDMFAKIATGGTVSDSDIKTALQTAQDQVSQSVG from the coding sequence ATGCGCACTGCCATCCGCGCACTGGCCATCACCGCGGCCGCGGCACTCACCGTGACCGGCCTGGCGGCCTGCTCCTCCGGGTCGTCCGGTTCCTCCGGCGACTCGAAGACGCTCACGTACTGGGCGTCCAACCAGGGCACGTCCCTGCAGAACGACAAGGAGGTGCTCACCCCCGTCCTCGAGAAGTTCACCAAGGAGACCGGGATCAAGGTGGACCTCCAGGTCATCGGCTGGAACGACCTGCAGACGAAGATCACCACCGCCGTCACCTCGGGCCAGGGCCCGGACGTGGTCAACATCGGCAACACCTGGGCGACGTCGCTCCAGGCCACCGGCGCCTTCCAGGAGTTCGGTGACTCGGAGATGGAGGCGATCGGCGGTGCCGACAAGTTCGGCAAGGTCGCGCTGTCCACCGGTGGTGCTCCGGGCAAGACCGTCACGAGCGTCCCGCTCTACGGCCTCGCCTACGGCCTGTACTACAACAAGCAGATGTTCAAGGACGCCGGCCTCGAGGCACCCACCACGTGGGAGGAGCTGACCGCCGACGCGAAGAAGCTCACCACCGACGGCAAGTACGGCTTCACCATCGCCGGTGGCTCGTACACCGAGAACGCGCACTTCGCCTTCATCAACTCGGCGCAGAACGGCGGCGAGTGGTTCGACGAGGACGGCAACCCGACCTTCACCCAGAAGGCGAACGTCGACGGCATCAAGCGCTACCTCGACCTGATGCAGTCCGACAAGGCGGTCAACACCTCGAACGCGCAGTACGACAACGGCACGCAGGCGGTGTCGGACTTCGCGAACAAGAAGGCCGCGATGATGCTGACGCAGAACAACGCCAACGCCACGATCACGTCGAACGGCATGTCCGCCGACGACTTCGGCGTGGTGCCCTTCCCGGCACCCGAGGGCGCGAAGGACATCGCCTCCTTCCCCGCCGGCATCAACCTGTCGGTCTTCAAGAACACGAAGAACAAGGACGGTGCGCTGAAGTTCGTCAAGTACATGACGAGCGAGGACACCCAGACGACGCTCGACAAGCCGTACTCGGCCCTGCCGGTGCTCGCCTCGGCTGCCGACTCGGTCTCCGACGAGCAGACGAAGACGTTCCTCGACATCTACAACAACAAGGCGAAGCCGCTCCCGCTGGTGCCCGCCGAGGACCAGTTCGAGTCGACGGTCGGCAAGGCGATGAACGACATGTTCGCCAAGATCGCCACCGGCGGCACGGTGTCCGACAGCGACATCAAGACGGCCCTGCAGACCGCGCAGGACCAGGTCTCGCAGTCGGTCGGCTAG
- a CDS encoding bifunctional PIG-L family deacetylase/class I SAM-dependent methyltransferase — MSFDHREPGTDPAAWTAFLRSVPAVPVDLHGVGSVVVVAPHPDDETLGAGGLIATAADAGIPVHVLLVTRGERSHPDSPTVTPAELAPRRAAEFRAALRVLHPTAGATELDVPDGAVREHVDVLRAALEHRLAGAPRPTLVVAPWRGDGHRDHRIAGEVAEQVVDATPGTDLLAYPVWAWHWDDPAAPTAPWDRARTLTLDADVRDRKARALAAYPSQTLPLSAAPGDEAIVDDRHAAHHLRVEEWLFAPVRSRSGDSFDAHYARKPEGWDFDGSWYEQRKRAVTLAALPRPRFRSALELGCATGVLTAALTERADAVLGTDVAAAAIERAERRAPGARFETAAFPAEWPDGRWDLVVLSEVGYYLSPDDLDRTVDRVLETLDDDGVLVACHWRHPDDDAVTDGDTVDARLAARWPRPALVRHVEEDFVLSVLPGPAVASVARAEGLVR; from the coding sequence GTGAGCTTCGACCACCGCGAACCCGGGACCGATCCCGCGGCGTGGACGGCGTTCCTCCGCTCGGTGCCCGCGGTGCCGGTCGACCTGCACGGTGTCGGCTCGGTGGTCGTCGTCGCGCCGCACCCCGACGACGAGACCCTCGGCGCCGGTGGCCTGATCGCGACGGCCGCGGACGCCGGCATCCCCGTCCACGTGCTGCTCGTCACCCGCGGCGAGCGCTCGCACCCGGACTCCCCCACGGTGACACCCGCCGAGCTCGCGCCCCGTCGGGCCGCCGAGTTCCGGGCCGCGCTGCGGGTGCTGCACCCGACGGCCGGCGCGACCGAGCTCGACGTGCCCGACGGCGCGGTGCGGGAACACGTCGACGTGCTCCGCGCCGCACTCGAGCACCGTCTCGCCGGGGCGCCGCGTCCGACGCTCGTCGTCGCGCCCTGGCGCGGGGACGGACACCGCGACCACCGGATCGCCGGCGAGGTCGCGGAGCAGGTGGTCGACGCGACGCCGGGCACCGACCTGCTCGCGTACCCGGTGTGGGCCTGGCACTGGGACGACCCGGCTGCTCCGACCGCACCCTGGGACCGGGCCCGCACGCTCACCCTCGACGCGGACGTCCGTGACCGGAAGGCCCGGGCGCTGGCCGCCTACCCGTCGCAGACGCTGCCGTTGTCGGCAGCACCCGGGGACGAGGCGATCGTCGACGACCGTCACGCGGCGCACCACCTGCGGGTCGAGGAGTGGCTGTTCGCGCCGGTGCGGTCGCGCTCCGGGGACTCCTTCGACGCGCACTACGCGCGGAAGCCCGAGGGGTGGGACTTCGACGGCTCCTGGTACGAGCAACGGAAGCGCGCCGTCACCCTGGCCGCACTCCCCCGCCCCCGCTTCCGGTCGGCGCTCGAGCTCGGCTGCGCGACCGGCGTGCTCACCGCGGCCCTCACCGAGCGCGCGGACGCGGTCCTCGGCACGGACGTCGCTGCCGCCGCGATCGAGCGGGCGGAGCGACGGGCACCGGGCGCCCGGTTCGAGACCGCCGCGTTCCCCGCCGAGTGGCCGGACGGCCGGTGGGACCTGGTGGTGCTCTCGGAGGTCGGCTACTACCTGTCGCCGGACGACCTCGACCGCACCGTCGACCGGGTGCTCGAGACGCTCGACGACGACGGCGTGCTCGTCGCCTGCCACTGGCGCCACCCGGACGACGACGCGGTGACCGACGGCGACACGGTGGACGCGCGGCTGGCCGCCCGCTGGCCGCGGCCCGCACTCGTCCGGCACGTCGAGGAGGACTTCGTGCTCAGTGTGCTGCCGGGACCCGCCGTCGCCTCGGTCGCCCGGGCCGAGGGGCTCGTCCGGTGA